From Zerene cesonia ecotype Mississippi chromosome 13, Zerene_cesonia_1.1, whole genome shotgun sequence, the proteins below share one genomic window:
- the LOC119831384 gene encoding uncharacterized protein PFB0765w-like, which yields MESSDESFAWTNASNDNSDSNDDNVNTLKVIDKMKYNKINQCEGKFNSTYLSEEDIVEKNQSKKAKKRKKSIENNSESPKKKHIKIEQQSDVDEKITKTKIKHEFDNNRAGDSDTSFNDTYLNLCVKEEQASDNIKTKKAKKSKKKKLSVNSNTEHDEVDKKYEIEEDSRQSFIIEDKITVEETVVSKPINNNSEYLNEESCIKPKKKKKKHKQSICENNDISEIQTSVNNYTDSNEELDHNNHNSGQADHSIVENGSADDSIENSQKLKNSKKNRKISDRIKFEDDTTDVEYNNHNDSTIIEENRIVPSKQMKRYIIENPNLQKLNIKISNKNFVVTETDEVWLFKCPRDIDITHLSGIKLDVSSKSKVKIDGKNYDTIVDDNISRLPILSYTSENRVIIRNVKLNGSLSLKKRLPKTNPLGKEMMADDHISYIPLPETKCRHPLFGVHYKKSIKIPAEITKRLKENSETHDDIDEVRKKKKKYKKEKRLVQEEVDIEPPEALKVEADTFIVHKKKKANKRKFSEVDESSPPKKKRLKHNPEASAETWESEQAIEETLFNF from the exons ATGGAGTCATCTGATGAAAGTTTTGCTTGGACAAATGCATCAAATGATAATAGCGATAGTAATGACGATAATGTAAACAC ATTGAAAGTGATTGACAAGatgaagtataataaaattaatcaatgtgAAGGCAAGTTTAATTCAACTTACTTGAGTGAGGAGGACattgtagaaaaaaatcagAGTAAAAAAGCAAAGAAGAGAAAGAAATCTATTGAAAACAATTCAGAATCTccaaagaaaaaacatataaagatTGAGCAACAGAGTGATGTAGATGAAAAAAtcactaaaacaaaaattaaacatgagTTTGATAACAATAGAGCGGGTGATTCAGATACTAGTTTCAATgacacttatttaaatttatgtgtaaaGGAGGAACAAGCTTCTGATAATATTAAGACAAAAAAAGCAAAGAAAagtaagaaaaagaaattgtcAGTAAATAGCAATACAGAACATGACGaagttgataaaaaatatgaaattgaagAAGATTCTAGACAGAGTTTTATAATAGAAGACAAAATAACAGTAGAAGAAACAGTTGTAtcaaaaccaataaataacaatagtgaatatttgaatgaagAAAGTTGTATTAaaccaaaaaagaaaaagaagaaacaTAAACAGTcaatatgtgaaaataatgatatatctGAAATTCAAACAAGTGTAAACAACTACACAGATTCTAATGAGGAGCTGGatcataataatcataatagtGGCCAAGCAGATCATAGTATTGTTGAGAATGGTAGTGCTGATGACTCCATTGAAAACTcacaaaagttaaaaaattcgAAGAAAAATCGTAAGATTTCagatagaataaaatttgaagATGATACCACTGatgttgaatataataatcacaATGATAGTACAATCATTGAAGAAAACAGGATTGTTCCCAGTAAACAAATGAAGCGATACATCATAGAAAATCCCAATTTGCAAAAgctgaatattaaaattagtaataaaaattttgttgtaaCAGAAACGGATGAAGTTTGGCTTTTTAAGTGTCCCCGCGACATAGATATAACACATTTGTCAGGGATAAAACTAGATGTCAGCAGTAAAAGCAAAGTTAAAATTGATGGgaaaaattatgatacaaTTGTAGACGATAATATAAGCAGGTTAcctatattatcttatacatCTGAAAATAgagtaataataagaaatgtaaaattaaatggcAGTTTAAGTTTGAAGAAAAGGCTACCTAAAACAAACCCACTAGGAAAAGAAATGATGGCGGATGATCACATAAGTTATATTCCATTACCAGAAACGAAATGTCGCCATCCCCTATTTGGTGTTcactataaaaaatcaattaaaatacctGCTGAAATTACAAAACGTTTAAAGGAGAATTCAGAAACTCATGATGATATTGATGAAGTgagaaagaagaagaaaaaatataagaaagagAAGAGACTGGTACAAGAGGAGGTTGATATAGAACCTCCAGAAGCTTTAAAGGTTGAAGCTGATACATTTATagtacataaaaagaaaaaagcaaACAAGCGAAAATTTAGTGAAGTGGATGAAAGTTCACCTCCAAAAAAGAAACGACTTAAACACAACCCTGAAGCCTCTGCCGAGACCTGGGAGTCTGAACAAGCAATAGAAGAgactctttttaatttttaa